From a single Oncorhynchus nerka isolate Pitt River linkage group LG11, Oner_Uvic_2.0, whole genome shotgun sequence genomic region:
- the LOC115136576 gene encoding extracellular calcium-sensing receptor-like: MSTAMRVRQYINLYLSIVMMLNSSSLSLLLNYSSASSTSSSCRLREQFSLNGMYQKGDVILGGLFEVHYFTVFPELSFTSEPQQLYCEGFTSFGFQQAQTMAFAVDEINRNPDLLPNITLGYQLYDNCQKLGVSLRAAMSLASGTEKEFFLDETCSGSPPVLGIVGDPGSTHSIAISSVLGLFRVPMVSHYATCSCLSDRGKYPSFFRTIPSDAFQVRAMIQILRRLGWTWVGLVFSDDDYGVHAARSFHSSLAESGGCVAYSQVLPKDNRPTELQRIVGEIKSSSARVVVVFSVEAYLLPLVDEVVVQNVKGLQWIASEAWSSSSVFHTPRLMPYLGGTLGIAIRRGEIPGLRDFLLSIRPDDHPDNNPGNNMVRQFWEAVFGCRLEPPAGWVEAGGDVCTGQEDLRDVETNYGEVSELRPEYSAYKAVYALAHALHDLLQCVPGRGPFSGHSCASLQRLEPWQLVHYLERVKFTTGLGDRVSFDHNGDALAIYDIMNWAWLQDGSIQVENVGVMDESAPAGQELTLDEDRIFWNFESKKPPRSVCSESCPPGTRVARKKGEPVCCFDCISCAEGEVSNTTDSAKCSRCPEDFWSSPERDLCIPKGVEFLSYQEALGISLMTASLLGALICAVVLGIFTRYRNTPVVKANNSELSFLLLLSLKLCFLCSLLFIGRPRLWTCQLRHAAFGISFVLCVSCILVKTMVVLAVFRTSKPGGNASLKWFGAGQQRGTVLILTSFQAAICTAWLVSASPTPHKNTAYHNDKIVYECVVGSVAGFGALLGYIGLLAFLSFLLAFLARNLPDNFNEAKFITFSMLNFCAVWISFVPAYISSPGKYADAVEIFAILASSFGILVALFGPKCYIILLRPERNTKKALMGRASTKT, translated from the exons ATGAGTACAGCTATGAGGGTCAGGCAATATATTAACCTTTACTTATCTATAGTCATGATGCTGAACTCCTCATCTCTGAGCCTTCTATTGAACTACTCCTCTGCCTCGTCCACTTCCTCGTCCTGTCGTCTGCGGGAGCAGTTCAGTCTGAATGGAATGTACCAGAAGGGTGATGTGATTCTGGGAGGTCTGTTTGAGGTCCACTACTTCACTGTGTTCCCTGAGCTATCTTTCACATCAGAACCCCAGCAGCTCTACTGTGAGGG TTTTACCAGTTTTGGTTTCCAGCAGGCCCAGACTATGGCGTTTGCTGTAGATGAGATCAACAGAAACCCTGACCTTCTGCCAAACATCACGCTCGGATACCAGCTCTACGACAACTGCCAGAAGTTGGGCGTATCGCTCCGTGCTGCCATGTCATTGGCCAGTGGGACAGAGAAAGAGTTCTTTTTGGATGAGACTTGTTCTGGGTCACCCCCGGTGCTAGGGATTGTGGGAGACCCAGGGTCCACACACTCCATCGCCATCTCCAGTGTCCTAGGGCTGTTCCGGGTTCCCATG GTGAGTCATTACGCCACGTGTTCCTGTCTGAGCGACCGGGGAAAATACCCATCCTTCTTCAGAACCATCCCCAGTGACGCCTTCCAG GTGCGAGCCATGATCCAGATCCTACGTCGGTTGGGTTGGACCTGGGTGGGACTGGTGTTCAGTGATGATGACTACGGAGTTCATGCTGCCCGGTCCTTCCACTCAAGCCTGGCCGAGTCAGGGGGCTGTGTGGCCTATTCCCAGGTCCTGCCCAAAGACAACCGACCCACAGAGCTGCAGAGGATCGTGGGAGAGATCAAGAGCTCCTCTGCtcgtgtggtggtggtgttctcCGTCGAGGCCTACCTGCTCCCTCTGGTGGATGAG GTGGTGGTGCAGAATGTGAAGGGTCTCCAGTGGATCGCCAGTGAAGCCTggtcctcctcctctgtgtttCACACCCCCCGTCTCATGCCCTACCTGGGGGGTACCCTGGGTATCGCCATCCGTCGTGGAGAGATACCCGGCCTCAGGGACTTCCTGCTTAGCATCCGCCCCGACGACCATCCTGACAATAACCCTGGAAACAACATG GTGAGACAGTTCTGGGAGGCTGTGTTTGGGTGCAGGTTGGAGCCCCCAGCAGGTTGGGTGGAGGCTGGGGGTGATGTATGTACAGGTCAGGAGGACCTGAGGGATGTGGAGACCAACTATGGGGAGGTGTCTGAGCTCAGGCCGGAGTATAGCGCGTATAAGGCAGTGTACGCCCTGGCCCATGCCCTGCATGACCTTCTGCAGTGTGTGCCAGGGAGAGGACCTTTCAGTGGGCACAGCTGTGCCAGCCTACAGAGACTGGAGCCCTGGCag CTGGTCCATTACCTGGAGAGGGTTAAGTTCACCACAGGGTTAGGTGATCGCGTTTCTTTCGATCACAACGGGGACGCCCTGGCCATCTATGACATCATGAACTGGGCGTGGCTCCAGGATGGGAGTATTCAGGTGGAGAATGTGGGTGTGATGGACGAATCAGCCCCCGCAGGACAAGAGCTCACACTGGACGAGGACAGAATTTTTTGGAACTTTGAGTCAAAAAAG CCCCCACGATCAGTATGCAGTGAGAGCTGTCCCCCAGGCACCCGTGTAGCCAGGAAGAAGGGGGAGCCTGTCTGCTGCTTCGACTGCATCTCCTGTGCTGAGGGAGAGGTCAGCAACACCACAG ACTCGGCCAAGTGCTCGAGGTGTCCAGAGGACTTCTGGTCCAGCCCGGAGCGTGACCTCTGCATCCCTAAGGGGGTTGAGTTCCTCTCCTACCAGGAAGCCCTGGGCATCTCCTTGATGACCGCCTCGTTGCTAGGAGCCCTCATCTGTGCAGTGGTCCTCGGAATCTTCACCCGCTACCGGAACACGCCTGTTGTCAAGGCCAACAACTCTGAGCTCAGCTTCCTGCTTCTTCTGTCACTCAAACTCTGCTTCCTGTGCTCGCTGCTGTTCATTGGCCGGCCCCGGCTGTGGACGTGTCAGCTGAGGCATGCAGCATTTGGTATCAGCTTTGTTCTCTGTGTCTCCTGTATACTGGTGAAGACAATGGTGGTGCTGGCTGTGTTCAGGACCTCTAAGCCCGGGGGCAATGCCAGCCTGAAGTGGTTTGGTGCTGGGCAGCAGAGAGGAACAGTCCTGATTCTCACCTCATTCCAGGCTGCTATCTGCACAGCCTGGCTGGTTTCAGCCTCTCCAACTCCACACAAAAACACGGCCTACCATAATGATAAGATTGTATATGAGTGTGTGGTGGGGTCGGTAGCAGGGTTCGGAGCGTTGTTAGGCTACATTGGCCTGCTGGCGTTCCTTAGCTTCCTCTTGGCTTTCCTGGCAAGGAATCTTCCAGACAACTTCAACGAGGCCAAGTTCATCACCTTCAGCATGCTGAATTTCTGTGCTGTCTGGATATCCTTTGTCCCTGCCTACATCAGCTCTCCTGGGAAGTATGCAGACGCTGTGGAGATATTCGCCATCTTAGCTTCCAGCTTTGGCATCCTGGTGGCACTGTTCGGCCCAAAGTGTTACATCATCCTGCTGAGGCCAGAGAGGAACACCAAGAAGGCTCTGATGGGCCGGGCCTCAACCAAGACATAG